In Arachis hypogaea cultivar Tifrunner chromosome 2, arahy.Tifrunner.gnm2.J5K5, whole genome shotgun sequence, a genomic segment contains:
- the LOC112744301 gene encoding probable peroxygenase 4: MATSFPSAELSNKNSQEGKVNLKETAKAHDENVLQKHVAFFDRNHDGIIYPWETYQGFRAIGCGILLSAFSAIFINLGLSRKTRSGKALSIWLPIEVKNIQKAKHGSDSGVYDSEGRFVPSKFEEIFTKHARKHPNALTSDELMGMLKANRVPKDHKGWLASYTEWKILYVLCKDEDGLLHKEIVRAVYDGSLFERMEKEHSEKKKSE, from the exons ATGGCTACCTCCTTTCCTTCAGCAGAACTCAGCAACAAGAATAGCCAAGAGG GGAAAGTAAATTTAAAAGAGACTGCAAAAGCACATGATGAAAATGTTCTGCAAAAGCATGTTGCATTCTTTGATAGGAACCATGACGGCATCATTTACCCATGGGAGACTTACCAAG GATTTCGTGCAATCGGTTGTGGGATTTTATTGTCTGCTTTTAGCgctatttttatcaatcttggCCTTAGTCGAAAAACTCGCTCG GGCAAGGCTCTTTCTATTTGGCTACCAATAGAagttaaaaatatccaaaaagcaAAACATGGTAGTGACTCTGGTGTTTATGATTCGGAAGGAAG GTTTGTTCCTTCAAAATTCGAAGAAATTTTCACAAAGCATGCTCGGAAGCACCCAAACGCTTTAACATCTGATGAACTGATGGGGATGCTAAAGGCAAACAGAGTTCCTAAGGATCATAAAGGATG GCTTGCTAGTTACACAGAATGGAAAATTCTGTACGTTCTTTGCAAAGATGAAGATGGTTTACTGCATAAAGAAATTGTTCGAGCTGTTTATGATGGGAGTTTGTTTGAAAGAATGGAAAAGGAACactcagaaaagaaaaagagcgaataa